DNA sequence from the Vulgatibacter sp. genome:
CACCACGTGATCTCCGACCTCTCGATGGGCGAGCCGATCCACGAGGTCTTCCGCATCGTCGTCGACCGCCGCCCCGGCCGCACCGACCACGTCTGGCTCGGCACCAACGAGGTGATCGCGCTCTTCCTCGGCAGCGACCCCGTGCTCCAGCACCGGCACCCGCGCCATCCCCACGGCAGCGCCTGGGGCCTCGCGGTGGATCACGCCGGCTCGGTCTGGGAGGGCGACATGCACCAGCTGGCGCGCCTCTCCTACGAGCAGACCAACGATTTCTTCACCGCGCAGTGGACCGTGGTGAAGAACCTCTGGGGCACGCCGGAGGAGACGGACGACAACTTCGACCTGGCCGTCGACGCGCAGGGCCGCGTCTACGCCGCCTCCCTCGGCAGGGGGCTGGCCCGCTACGACCCCGCCGACGCGTCGGTGGACCATTTCCTCCCGCCGCTCATCCCCGGGCGGGCGCTGCGGGCGGTGCGGGTGGCGCCGGACGGCACCGTCTGGGTGGGCGATCAGGATCTCGGCCTCGGCGCCCTGCGGGAGGAGGGGACCACCTTCCACAACCCGACCGGCACCCTCGGCGCGAGCAGCATCCGCGCCATCGAGATCGGCGCCGACGGCACGGTCTACGTCGCCACCGAGCGCGGCGTCTGGTCGCTCCCTGCGCCGTGAGCTGCGGTGGCGCGGCAGCTCGCCTTGCGTGCCGCCGGCGGCAGCGTTACGCTTTCTCTCGATGACGCCCTTCGCCGCCACCTCGTGTTGTTGTCGAGTCGCTGCGGTGGGCGTGCGCCCGTCGCCGGCTTGATTGCCGACGACGGTCCGTTCTTCGAAGCCCACCGCCCGGTTCCGGGAGGTGGGCTTTCTCCGTTGTGCCCCGAAGCATCGCCCCGCCCACCCCCGGCTCCCGGCCCTTCCCTTCCGGAGCCTGTGATGCGCATCGCGATGATCGGCGGCCTCGACCGCAACGAACGCCTCTTCGAGCAGCTCGCCGCCACCTACGGGCACGAGCTCGAGTTCCACGGCGGCCACATGAGCGGCCGCGGCGCCGGCGAGCTCCGCTCCCTGGTGGAGCGGGCGGAGCTGGTGGTCCTCACCCCCGACGTGAACAGCCACGGCGCGGTGCAGCTCGGCAAGAAGGCCGCCCGCGAGTCGGAGCGGCCCTTCGTGGTCCTGCGCACCTGCGGCGTCTCCCGCTTCCGTGCCCTCCTCGACGCCCTCGCCACCAGGCAGGCGGCTTAACGAAGGGGCGCGATGAGCTCGGGAGGCAGCGGCGCGCCCTCGAGGGCGTGGAGGAAGGCGAGGAGATCGGCCTTCTCCTGGGCGGAGAGGCCGATCGGCCGGATCGTCCCCTCCTTCTCGCCGGCGAAGGTGCCGGCTGCGCCGCCACCCTGGTCGTGGAACTCGATGAACGCCTCGAGGTTCTCGAAGCTCCCCGCATGGCCGTAGGGCGGCCGCAGGGTCACGTCCCGCAGGGTCGGCGTCTTGAACTGGCCGATCTGATCGGTCCGCTGCACGAGGCCTGCGAGCCTGCCACCCGGCGCGTCGCTGTAGGGGCCGTCGCCGTTGAGCGGATCGGCGAGGAGCTTCGCCACGCCGTCGAAGCGGCCCGTGTCCCCGCTCGCGTCCGGAATGCCGATGTTGTGGAAGCGGTCGTCGGTCAGGTTGGGACCGTCGTGGCAGACGATGCAGCGGCCGCGCTCCTCGGCCACGAAGACCTTCGCGCCGCGGAGCTCCGCCTCGGTGAGCGCGCTCTCGTCGCCTGCGAGGAAGCGGTCGAGCCTGCTGTCCCGCGAGACGAATCGGCGCATGTAGGCCTCGAGGGCCTTGCCCACGTTGGCGCAGATCCGCAGGACCGCGTCGCGCTCCGCCTCGGTCATCACCTCCCATTCCGGATCACCGGGGCCCGCCCGGTCGGGGACGCCCGCGAGATCGGGGACTGGCCCGAAGATCGGCTCGTAGCTCGAGCGGTAGTGGGTGTCGATGTGGTGGGCGACCTCGGTCCTGGTGAAATCACCCTCCGCCGGGTTCTCGATCGCCTGGATCGGCTGCGCCCAGAGCGAGTCGGCCCTGCCGTCCCAGAACTGGAAGGCGTTGTACGCGACGTTGGTCAGCGTGGAGGCGTGGCGGCTCCCCTCCCTGCCGAAGGAGCCGAAGGAGAGGGGGTTGGGGTCCGCGAAGCCGTGGGCGGGATCGTGGCAGGTGCCGCAGGAGACGATGCCGTCGGAGCTCATCCGCACGTCGAAGAAGAGCGCCTGCCCGAGGCGCGCCGCTGCGGGATCGTCGGCGAAGCGGTTGGTGGGGGAGGGCGGCGGCTCGCCCAGGGGACCGAGGCGCCGCAGCCGCTGCAGCTCTTCCGCGGTGAGGATGGGCGGCGGCGTCTCGTCGGAGCCCGCGTCGCAGGCGGCGGCGCCGGCCCCGGCTCCGACGAGGAGCGCCGCGAGCAGGAGCCGCTTCACTGGACGTCGAAGCGGAAGTGGACCACGTCCGAGCCCTCCGCTCCGTCCACGCCGATCTCGAGGTCCCAGACCCCCAGCATCGTCAGCGACACGTCCGTCGCCGTATAGGTGCCCGGGCTGTCGACCTCCTCGGTGACCACCGGGTCGCGGTCCGAGCCGTGCCCGTGGGCGGTCATGAAGGGAACGACGGTGACCGTGGCGCCAGTGACCGGCGCGCCGGCAGCGTCGGCGAGGCCGAGGGTGAAGACGTTCAGCCCCATCTCCGGCGGCCCCGGGTCGCTGTAGAGGGTGACCTCGTAGAGGCCGTCCTCGGTCAGCCGCTGCATCCCGGGCGTGTAGTGGTCGTGTTCGCCACCACCGCCGTGTTGGTGCCCGTGATCGGCTTCCGTTTCCGACTCGCTGCCGCAGGCGAACGAGGTCGCGGCGAGCAGCGCGAGGAGGACCGGCAACTTCTTCATCACTTCTCTCGCTCCTTTGGGGATCCGAGCAGCCATATCACCTCGGACGCGATCCGCAAGTCGACCAGGCCACGCAAAAAAGCGATCGCCGCCGGCGAGCAGCCGAGCGATCGCCGCCTGCTCGCCATGAAGCAGCTCCATCATCCTCGTCACGCCCCGGGGACGCCGGCAGACCGCAAACGGTCGCCTGCTGCAAGAGGGGCCTGCTCCGCCGGGGTTCTCCGGCCGGCGATGGGCCCGGCGTGGGGCGCGTTGCCGGAAACACATGCGGGATCTGCAGCAAGGCCACCTGCCTGCAGTCCAATTGTCACAGAGCCCCCCTAGAACCCCGACCCATCGAACGGCCGCGACGAGCCCGCCATCCACGGCGGGACCCGCGGTCCACGAGGGACAGGGATGTTCGAATCCTTCTCGAGGCACGACAGGGCAGCAGGAGAGCGCCGGCGCTGGGCCTTTTCGCTCGGCTTCGGCGTCTTCGCCTACGGGGGGCTCGTCGCCGGCGCGGTGCTGCTCGGCGGCGCGGCGCCGCCGAAGCCGGTGGAAGAGGAGCCGATCGAGGTGGTCTTCGCGCCGCAGCCGGAGCCCGAGCCGCTCCCGCCGCCACCGCCGCCGGAGCCTGCTGCGCCGGAGCCGCCGCCTGCGGCGCCGATGGTCTCCGCCCCGAAGCACCTCAAGCGCAAGGCGCCGGACCCGGCACAGAAGCCGAAGAAGCTCGAGGCCCCGGCGAAGATCGCCGACGAGAAGCCGGAGGAGAAGGACGCGAAGGACTTCGCCGTGGCCGCTGCGGCGCCCGGCGAGGGCGACGCAGCGGGCCGCGAGGGCGGCACCGGCATCCCCGGGACCCAGGTCGCCTCGATCGAGCCCGACGCGAAGCCGGTGGCCAGGCCCGTGCGCCGGAAGAAGCCGGTGCAGCTCCCCGAGAACGCCACGCCGCCGAAGCTCCTGCCCGCGTCCGGCGCCCCGACCTTCCCTGCGGAGATGAAGGCCCAGGGCAAGGAGGGCCTCGTCATCCTCAAGGTCGTCATCGACGAGAACGGCAGGATCGCCGCGCTCAAGCTGATGAAGGGAGACGAGCCCTTCGTCTCCGCCGCCATCGCCTGGGCGAAGGCCACGAAGTGGCAGCCGGCGGTCGCCGCCGGCGGCGAGAAGCTCCCCGTCTTCAAGATTCTCCAGATCCCCTTCCGCCTCCGCATGTGAGCGGAGCGCGCCGACATCCGTCTCGAATTTCCGAAGGAGCTAGCACGATGGAAATCGATCTTCTGCATCTCTGGGCCCAGATGGGCATCGCCGCCAAGCTGGTGGTCATCTCGCTCTCCGTCATGGCGATCATCACGATTGCGGTGACCATCGACCGCCTCGTGGCGATCTCCCGCTGGCACCGCGAGGCGGCGAAATACGCCCCGCGCGCAGCCGAGGCGGTGCGCGGCCACCAGTACGCGGCCTTCGTCGCCGAGGTGGGCGACAACAAGCACCCGCTGCCGCGGCTCCTCCGCGCCGGCCTCAAGAGCTACCTAGACGGGATCAAGCAGCCCTCCCACGAGATCACCGCGGTGGAGTTCGCTCGCCGCGAGCTGGCCCGGGTGGCGGAGATGATCGGCGCCGACTGCCGCCGCGGCATGAACGCCCTCGCCTCGATCGCGTCGGTGGCGCCCTTCGTCGGCCTCTTCGGCACGGTGGTCGGCATCATCGCGGCCTTCGAGGGGATCGCGAAGACGGGCTCCGGCGGCCTGGGCGCCGTCTCGGCCGGCATCGCCGAGGCGCTCATCGTAACCGGCATCGGTCTCGGCGTCGCCATCCCGGCGGTGCTCCTCTTCAACTTCCTGAGCGCGAAGATCGACCGCTTCGAGCTCTCCCTGCAGACCGCTTCTGGCGAGCTGATCGACCAGCTGGAGAAGAACCATGGGCATGACCGTGAGCGGGTCGCGGCGTAAGGGCGGCGCGAAGCCCGAGATCAACGTCACGCCTCTCGTCGACGTCGTCCTCGTGCTGCTCATCATCTTCATGGTGGTGACGCCGCAGATGGAGAGCGGCGCCTCGGTGGACCTCCCCTCGATCCAATTCCCGGACGAGGAGGGGAAGGGAAAGCTCGACCCCATCGAGCTCACCTACACCGCCGCCGGGCAGTACCTGATCCACAAGGAAGCGATTCCGGCGGATCGGCTCGAGGAGCGGCTCGCGCAGATGCACGAGGCCGAGCCCAACCGCCGCCTCGTCCTCCGCGGCGACGTCAAGCTGCAGTACGGCCAGGTCCGCGGGCTCTTCACGATGTGCGAGCGGATCGGCTTCCCCGGTGTCTCGCTGGTGGTTTCCGAATCGGGTGACAAGAAGG
Encoded proteins:
- a CDS encoding DUF2325 domain-containing protein; amino-acid sequence: MRIAMIGGLDRNERLFEQLAATYGHELEFHGGHMSGRGAGELRSLVERAELVVLTPDVNSHGAVQLGKKAARESERPFVVLRTCGVSRFRALLDALATRQAA
- a CDS encoding MotA/TolQ/ExbB proton channel family protein is translated as MEIDLLHLWAQMGIAAKLVVISLSVMAIITIAVTIDRLVAISRWHREAAKYAPRAAEAVRGHQYAAFVAEVGDNKHPLPRLLRAGLKSYLDGIKQPSHEITAVEFARRELARVAEMIGADCRRGMNALASIASVAPFVGLFGTVVGIIAAFEGIAKTGSGGLGAVSAGIAEALIVTGIGLGVAIPAVLLFNFLSAKIDRFELSLQTASGELIDQLEKNHGHDRERVAA
- a CDS encoding energy transducer TonB, yielding MFESFSRHDRAAGERRRWAFSLGFGVFAYGGLVAGAVLLGGAAPPKPVEEEPIEVVFAPQPEPEPLPPPPPPEPAAPEPPPAAPMVSAPKHLKRKAPDPAQKPKKLEAPAKIADEKPEEKDAKDFAVAAAAPGEGDAAGREGGTGIPGTQVASIEPDAKPVARPVRRKKPVQLPENATPPKLLPASGAPTFPAEMKAQGKEGLVILKVVIDENGRIAALKLMKGDEPFVSAAIAWAKATKWQPAVAAGGEKLPVFKILQIPFRLRM
- a CDS encoding FixH family protein — encoded protein: MKKLPVLLALLAATSFACGSESETEADHGHQHGGGGEHDHYTPGMQRLTEDGLYEVTLYSDPGPPEMGLNVFTLGLADAAGAPVTGATVTVVPFMTAHGHGSDRDPVVTEEVDSPGTYTATDVSLTMLGVWDLEIGVDGAEGSDVVHFRFDVQ
- a CDS encoding cytochrome-c peroxidase is translated as MKRLLLAALLVGAGAGAAACDAGSDETPPPILTAEELQRLRRLGPLGEPPPSPTNRFADDPAAARLGQALFFDVRMSSDGIVSCGTCHDPAHGFADPNPLSFGSFGREGSRHASTLTNVAYNAFQFWDGRADSLWAQPIQAIENPAEGDFTRTEVAHHIDTHYRSSYEPIFGPVPDLAGVPDRAGPGDPEWEVMTEAERDAVLRICANVGKALEAYMRRFVSRDSRLDRFLAGDESALTEAELRGAKVFVAEERGRCIVCHDGPNLTDDRFHNIGIPDASGDTGRFDGVAKLLADPLNGDGPYSDAPGGRLAGLVQRTDQIGQFKTPTLRDVTLRPPYGHAGSFENLEAFIEFHDQGGGAAGTFAGEKEGTIRPIGLSAQEKADLLAFLHALEGAPLPPELIAPLR
- a CDS encoding ExbD/TolR family protein is translated as MGMTVSGSRRKGGAKPEINVTPLVDVVLVLLIIFMVVTPQMESGASVDLPSIQFPDEEGKGKLDPIELTYTAAGQYLIHKEAIPADRLEERLAQMHEAEPNRRLVLRGDVKLQYGQVRGLFTMCERIGFPGVSLVVSESGDKKVPDGVPTEDAAG